In Bufo gargarizans isolate SCDJY-AF-19 chromosome 6, ASM1485885v1, whole genome shotgun sequence, a single genomic region encodes these proteins:
- the SRSF2 gene encoding serine/arginine-rich splicing factor 2 → MADMSYGRPPPDVEGMTSLKVDNLTYRTSPETLRRVFEKYGRVGDVYIPRDRYTKESRGFAFVRFHDKRDAEDAMDAMDGAVLDGRELRVQMARYGRPPDSHHSRRGPPPRRYGDYGGRRSSRSPRRRRRTRSRSKSRSRSRSRSRYSRSKSRSRTRSRSSSKSRSARRSKSKSSTVSRSRSRSRSRSRSKTSPPPKNSKSRSRSPTPPPKTPPEEEPST, encoded by the exons ATGGCAGACATGAGCTACGGGCGCCCTCCGCCTGACGTGGAGGGCATGACTTCCCTCAAGGTGGACAACCTGACGTACCGCACGTCCCCGGAGACCCTGCGCCGCGTCTTTGAGAAGTACGGCCGGGTGGGCGACGTCTACATCCCGCGGGACCGCTACACCAAGGAAAGCCGCGGCTTCGCCTTCGTCCGGTTCCACGACAAGCGCGACGCCGAGGACGCGATGGACGCCATGGACGGAGCCGTGCTGGACGGCCGGGAGCTGCGGGTGCAGATGGCGCGCTACGGCCGCCCGCCTGACTCCCACCACAGCCGCCGAGGCCCCCCACCCCGGAGGTACGGAGACTACGGCGGCCGCCGCAGCAGCAGGAG CCCAAGGCGAAGAAGACGCACTAGGTCCAGAAGCAAGAGCCGATCGAGGTCACGTAGCCGATCACGTTACAGTCGCTCCAAGTCCCGGTCCCGCACCAGATCCCGCTCCAGTTCCAAGTCTCGCTCTGCCCGGAGATCGAAGTCCAAGTCTTCCACTGTGTCCAGATCCCGCTCTCGCTCCAGGTCTCGCTCTAGATCTAAGACATCTCCTCCACCAAAGAACTCAAAATCCAGATCAAGATCACCAACTCCGCCCCCTAAAACTCCTCCAGAGGAAGAGCCATCTACTTAG